A window of the Romeriopsis navalis LEGE 11480 genome harbors these coding sequences:
- a CDS encoding DUF4212 domain-containing protein, with amino-acid sequence MTQNNRPSSGSSHGRSAYWRANTRLIGTLLAIWAIASLVMSILLVEPLNTIKIGQVPFGFWMAQQGSIYVFVVLIFVYAFKMDTLDRRYGGGRNRDGDQ; translated from the coding sequence TGACACAAAATAATCGACCATCCAGCGGCTCATCCCACGGTCGCAGTGCCTATTGGCGAGCCAATACTCGCTTGATCGGCACATTGCTCGCAATCTGGGCGATCGCCTCTCTGGTGATGAGTATCTTGCTCGTCGAACCGCTCAATACAATCAAAATTGGCCAAGTCCCCTTTGGGTTCTGGATGGCCCAGCAAGGCTCGATCTACGTTTTTGTCGTTTTGATCTTTGTCTATGCCTTCAAGATGGATACCCTCGATCGGCGCTACGGTGGCGGCCGCAATCGCGACGGCGACCAGTAA